The Nothobranchius furzeri strain GRZ-AD chromosome 8, NfurGRZ-RIMD1, whole genome shotgun sequence sequence CGAAAAACCCCATTCCTGGTCTTTAGTCAGATAAAAAAGCACATGAACACCGGCAAAGCAGAGAAGGAGCAAACCCCTTCAGGTCAGCTTTTCTGACGTCATCAGCCTGTGTCAGTCAATCGGGAAACGTGCGTTCGCTTAAAGAGCGATAttgataacaaaaaaaaaatcattttctgACCAAATCTAGTGCACACAGCTTATTTAGCAGGACATGGATGATGAAGAGGAAACATATAGACTTTGGAAGATCCGCAAAACCATCATGCAGGTTCGTTAGGTTtgaatgttttctttatttaGCTTGTTAGCCTCTTTTAGCTCGTTAGCTCAACATGAATGAATGTATTTTTTATCACTGAAGTTCCGTTAAATTTGACTTGTGTACTCCTTATTTTAACATTATGACAGCCTGGCTAAACACTAGCTTGTTCAACACTTGTTCCACTGGTATTTTAAGCAGTTTACCAAAGTACGAAGCAAGACTAGCGGCTCTAACCTGACTGCAACAATTGTTTCTGTAAAATTTAAATAAGTGTGTTTAAGTTCGACAAAATAACAGACGAATTATTTAATTTTAATGTTTattaaatgagttttctgataccTTCTCTGATGTTTTCCTCCTTCAGCTGTGCCATGATCGAGGTTACCTTGTGACCCAGGACGAGTTGGACCAGACTCTGGAGGAGTTCAAGAGTCAGTTTGGAGACAAACCGAGCGAAGGTCGTCCCAGACGAACAGATCTCACGGTGCTGGTGGCACACAATGATGATCCCACtgaccagatgtttgttttctttCCCGGTATGTTTATTTTAACTGGGAGATTGAACAGAAATGGAGACCAGGTGACTTTTGTGACTTTTGCTCAGTGCATCAGTCTTTTCTAGAAGTAACTGGGTGATTACATTTGGAACAGAGAAGCGTGTTTGATTTGAAGAAAATTGTTATGAATTCATCTtttttttgtccatttttgtCCCACCAGAGGAACCCAAGGTGGGGATCAAGACCATTAAAATGTACTGTCAGAGAATGCAGGAGGAGAATATCACTCGAGCCATCATCGTTGTTCAGATGGGCATGACGCCTTCAGCAAAACAGgtatgtttatgttcatgtatttagcagacgcttttgtccaaaagaCCTACAAGtaataatgaagccagcaggttgcccttgaggcttacaacaaacactaatcagtcaatcctaggtggcagtgaggcagcataatgaatcGTAAAGGGAAGTGaataaggagtggacagtagagtgggggacgggtgcagggagggtgctagcttagaagatgctctctgacgagctgggtcttcaggagtttcttgaaaatggaCAAGGTCAAAGAGATCTCGCAGTACAGgcaggaagaccagttagaagggcattgcagtagttgaGGTTGGAGATGACTGTAGattgaaccaggagctgggtggcatattTTGTTagatatggtctgatcttttatatgttatacagcatgaagcggcatgaacgagtgaCAGAGGCAACTTGATCTTTAACTCATttcctgccattgatgactaaagtcatcatttgtatttttttttttactgtgtgggtgtcggaacgagctcccgtaccgtgagaacaaacatcccagctctaaagctgatctttatccatgtacatcacacgtcacatgatcaggaagcaaaaaatccatgtgttaggagatcgttttgggctgctgctgtaaaaaaaaaagtgaggcacgatccagaaaagcttctgccgatcacaattcgacaacggattatgaaaaaatGGATAACACTCTAAACACGCAGATTATTccagatgtaagaggtgagtctactctttgttttggtagtttgggcgttgacatcatcatagagtgcAACGTTCGGTGACTTttcaaaaaactgtgaaaacgctgaaaacctctggcagcgaagggctttactgatcaggaaacgaccGGAAGGTAATGAGTTAAAGGTCAGCTGGTCATAAATCACAACACCCAAATTTCAAATTGTgtgtgaaggagccagagataggggcTCGTTTTGCATTGAGATATTGTGTCGTATGGATGGGTTTGCTGGGATGTCAAGTAATTCAGTttttgagaggttgagttggGGATGGTGAGATTTCATCCATCTTGATATATCAGAAAGACAGTCCAAGATTTGTACAGAGACTGTGAGGTCGTCCGGACgagaatgacagatagagctgggtgtcgtcagcatagcagtggtaggagaggccatgcgatcgaatgatctcacccaatgtggtggtgtatgtggcaaagagaagaggtcctagtaaagagccctgggggactcctgtggcaagatggtaaaCAGCAGAAGATTGTCCGAGTCaggtaagattcaaaccaggagtgtgctttccctgtgatgcccatgctagagagtatgGACAAAAAGAAGCCACGGTTGACTGTGTCAAATTCAGATAAgtcaagcaggataagcactgaggatttgggcagtcgctctagcttattTTAAGGCTTCAGTGGAGTGGccatttttgaacccagatttgtATGGGTCAAGCAGATAGTTTTGTGAGAGGTGCTCTGCAACCTGCTTGAAGGCCGCCTTTTCGATGATTTTAGACAGGaacgggaggagagagataggtcggtagttctccacacgaTTTGGAGGAAGGGAGTTGGTTTCTGAGTGTCAGAagtgctgagaattttgtcagtgtagaaagctttctttgcattagtgatgctggcagagaatgaactTTGTACcgtttttagatcaaatgataacATTAAGGACAGGAAACCTGATGAAATGGGGTTGTCCagatgaatattcatgtctccaaggaccattgtgggacagtcatgctcaggaatggaggagagcagggtgtcaagTTCATCTAGAAAGTCTCCGTGTTGTCCTGGTTGTCGATATATAACAACCATAAAGAATAATTTTCGGTGCAGTTACccagatggcatggtattcaaaggagatgTACTTAgttatgggtagcaactgactgtatttCCATTTGTTGGAACTTAACATGcctgttccaccacctcggccagatgcatgAGAAGTGTGGTTGATTGAGAGTGCAGCTGGGTTCATCGTCAccaggtttgatccaggtctcagtgagagccagggCATCAAGTGACAGGTGACTGGCATATGcagtaatgaagtctgctttgtttactgCTGATTGGCTgttccacagtcccatagacaggcaagtggtgctcgctgcagagccACAaatgtggagctgcaccagagtcagccccgcccattccatcagagtcagtccaattccttccagttgtcagacttaatagcatcctggaaccaaagagggtgatatagctaatatcatctaaaatgcaggattgaggactgagttgagaggttaactgaaccgtttttgtaaaggtttccatataattaaaaatctaacttttggaactttttattatgttatattatcatttcctcataagaaacacgccaaagccatttttggcctcattcacacattttcctcccatctcagcttcaatttggtcctctcctccgaagcgggtctggtcttggttctcaaatctggatattctgtgaattttctgacaaattatctctgaaatgacttctactgagacaccgctgaaaaaccatacatcccatctacaaaaacacactggATGGGACAATTACATGTGATGCCACTAGCTTGttatcagatgtagtggtgaacTGGTTGTGCAGTCAGCTTGTCATGTAATTTTGCGCAGGTTCACCTCCCGGTAACGGcgcaaacttttttcttcttttctagctacacttgccagtactatgtttttaaccatttattggtataccgtttacaatataatgactaatgtgtttgtttttctatttattcgttatttagccagtgtgagtccatttgtgagcagagctccaactaaaatgctgtttaggaacgaccaaattcaaagaacttttagagatataaatattttgcagaaaataaacattacaactaaaatataaacaaattaaatgtttcagctggataAATAGAtagctgccgaccccaccgagagttgAACctacatcagctgaggggaaagcaaaacttaggtGTGACGATGTTGCCACTAGATTACCAGGGCTCACCAAACAATTGTCCTTAAATGCTTTTGTAGCCCGGTTCTGTTGGAGCGGCTATggacagatattcgctaaaagaaaccttttcatttcgggatatattcaggctttgtcacgtagcaagttatatttatcttgtttaattggagcatagaacgtagcattaacatttgtaaactagtaacagccgtaattcatgtgggttagGTTAGTttgctacaaaataaaaaaataaaaaacagaagaagtcagtgggctaggctgtttgcgtgagtgggcggggctgactctggtgcagctccgcctttgtggttctgcagcgagcaccctttcTAGTCAGGTGAGTGTCACCGAGGAGAGCTTGTTATAGGCCCAAGGTAAACACCATTATTatggagaaagaaaaaagatcatgtAATTTTATCAGTAAAATTGTCTTTATTTGGCTTTCACTGTCCTGTCTAATAAGTTGAAACTGAATTTCCTGACAGTCTTTGGTGGACATGGCACCGAAGTACATACTGGAGCAGTTTCTACAACAGGAGCTGCTTATTAATATCACCGAGCACGAGGTAAAAAGCATATCATGTTCTTTTTTTTGTGTACATACTGAGAATAGTGGGTTTCAGTTTTGTGTCTGAACTTTCAGCTTGTACCTGAGCACATCGTCATGACGAAGGAGGAAGTGACCGAGCTTCTAGCAAGATAGTATCCTTACTGATTTCCTCTTTTTACTATGCTGCAGGTTTTGTGTTGACGCTTGAGGGCTTTTATTTCACATACCTTTGTTTTCTTTAACATGATTACTTCAGTAAACTAAAAGAAAGTCAGTTACCGAGGATTCAGGCTGGAGACCCTGTGGCGCGCTACTTTGGCTTGAAAAGAGGACAGGTAAAGCACCGAGTACTTCCTGTTCACATGTAAGAGTTGTACAGGACCTGTGACCAGTTTTCATTATTACATGTCACATCATGAGTTCTCTAACATCACTTGTATATTATTTGCCACTCATTTACATTTTACACAAACTGCTGGGTTGTCATGGGCACAGTTATTGTCCAAATGCAAACACAAATAGTTTTGAGTTTTCCAACTGTGACCGTGCTTTCATGCAGCCAATAGCCCGGTTccacacggccatgtaaacaccggcaAAAACCCAGTTGTGCTCATAACCGGGTATTTACAAACCGGGTAATTAACCCTggaggtaacccttttctaacccaagTATCAGGTCATGTAAACTCGTATCGGGATAACCCTTTCATAAGGTGCGCATGTTCTattcacaaggaatcttggtcgtTTGAGTAGATctggggtcggcaaccttttcccatcaaagagccgttattacccgtttcccacagtaaagaaaacactgggagccacagccgtGGCGTTGTGTGTGGGCCTACCGGCCCTGCGCAGGTGCCGCTTTTTGACgcgtctccttttaaaacatgtttacacTGTTCAGacaacaaatccaggctctgtctcgttggattgTCATTAAACTTTCTACAGaacgaaactttacattaaacaatgtGGAAAGGGTAAGAAAAGGATTCAATCAACTTGTTTTTCTCCTTTATTTACAGTGATGGaggtaacggcgcagtgcgcatggc is a genomic window containing:
- the polr2eb gene encoding DNA-directed RNA polymerases I, II, and III subunit RPABC1; translated protein: MDDEEETYRLWKIRKTIMQLCHDRGYLVTQDELDQTLEEFKSQFGDKPSEGRPRRTDLTVLVAHNDDPTDQMFVFFPEEPKVGIKTIKMYCQRMQEENITRAIIVVQMGMTPSAKQSLVDMAPKYILEQFLQQELLINITEHELVPEHIVMTKEEVTELLARYKLKESQLPRIQAGDPVARYFGLKRGQVVKIIRPSETAGRYITYRLVQ